Sequence from the Alkalispirochaeta americana genome:
CTCTGGAGAAGACTCCCTTCAAGATCTTCCAGGGACTGAAAAACGAAATCGGTCACCACCAGGAGCTCGCGTTCCGACGATTGCAGAGGTTTACCCTGGTAGCGCCAGAAGTTGAAATACACTCGCTCCCGCCGGGCATCCGGCACAACAGAGCTGTGTACGGTAAAGCGCCCGGCCACCAGATGCTCCTCCGGCGGATAATCAGAATGGCCGTGCCAGCTCAGGAAATCCACCCTTCCTGGCTGCCACACAAAACGATGCGTTGTGGCAAGCCCCTCCTGGATCAAGTTAAACCGATGCCGGTTCTCTTCCTGCGCCGACGGCTGCACGGAAAATTGCATGTTGGTCATCTCGATGTTACCCCATCGGGAAAACTCGATGTCGATCTCTCGATGGTACTGGTGATTGCTCGGAAGTTCGAAGGTGAAGAAACCAAATACCGCCTGTGGATCAAGATGATCTATCCGTCCAAAAAACCGTGCCTCATAAACGCCGTAACCAAGGGGCCGGCGTGACCGGACTTCCGTGGCATGGTTCCCGAGGGTCATATTCAGGTGGCCGCTCTGGTCTACCCAGATGTCCTCGGGAGCTGATGAGAAGGTATTGCCACCCGGAGCGGTGGGCTTAGCGCTTGCCCGAACGGTCCACTCGTATCCGGCAAATGTGATTGTACGCGGTTGCGCTACCGGCGCTGGTATGGCCACCGTTCCAAATACCACAATCACCACCCCCGTCAGAACTGTCTGCCCCAGAGCTCTTGGATCCATCTTCTCATTATACAAAAAAACGCTCCTCATGGTACAATCAACACTGTTTTATGAATGATATACAGTGTCCCACAACGGGCCTGCCCGCAGGCTCTGCACTGGAAAAAGCAATCCAGAATCTGGTTGAACACAACACCAGCAACGGGTGGATTCTGTTTATCCATGTCGACCGAATCGAATATATCAACACCTTCTACACCCGCAAGGAAGGAGACGAGACGCTCTACCGAATAGCACAAATCCTCTCCCGAATTGAATCGTCACATCTCTACCGCTTTGCCGGGCCGATCTTCGTCATGACTCTGACAGGAAACACGGCGAAGGCCCTCGACGTGGCAGAACAACTCCGCCGGGCGGTGGGAGACTCTACAGAACTGATCGAAAACCTCACCGTCTCTATCGGTCTGGTGGCCGCCGATGAGGCTGAATCAGCGATGAAGATCCAGGACATTGCCCTGGATCGCCTGAAAACTGCCCGGAGGCGGGGGGGGAATACCATATGCGCTATCTCGCATTCTGACGAGGACTCGGAATACTCGTCCAAGACGGTGTTGCTGGTAGACCCGGAGTCGGACATGCTCACCGTGCTCATTCGGGAAATCGAGAACAAGGGGTTTTCGGTGATTACCGCCCAAGATGGGTTGGAGGCGTTACAGGTTGTCTCCCAGATTTCGCCGGATGTTATAATATCGGAACTTACCGTGCCGAAGCTGGGCGGATTTGAACTTCGAGCCCGCCTGAGACAGTCAGAGGAACTTGGGGCGATCCCCTTCGTACTTCTCTCTCACCGGTGGAACGACGAATTGATTCGGGAAGCATCGTCTCTGCGGATTCTTCACTACCACCAGAAACCCCTTTCGGCAGTGCACATAGCCGAACTGGTAAAAAATCTCGCTGTCGGACGATTTCGGGAAGAGGAGTCGGGGTGCGTCTGATAGGTACCGAAATAATGGTGGTCGAGCTGGTCCTGGCAACTTTCTTCTTCGTCCTGGCATCGTGCGCCGTGATCATTATGGCAGGGGCCGGCATGGTGCGGCGTCGCCGCGAGCGCGCTGTTGCACGGTGCAGGGAGTTTCTCGCCGGGCCTTCGGTAAATGACATGACCGTTCAAGAAATCGCCCGATTTATCGAACGCCGGCAAATACCCTTTCTGCGTGCCTACGTGGAGATATCCAGCCATGTCCAGTTCTCCGACGATGCCCGACGGAAGCTGGAATCAGCCCTGTTGCAGGCGCGTTCCGATATGCACCTGATCCGTGAACTGAACCGGCGATCCCCATTCCGCCGAAGCCGAGCGGCACTGTTCCTGGCGTATATACCCTCCACGCCGGGGGCTCGTGCTCTGGACCACGCCTTGAGGACCGAACGATTCTCTCGGGTCAAGATCCGGATCGTTTTCGCCATCGTCCGTCGTCGATATCTGCACTCGATACCAACAATTCTGGACAGTTTATCTGGCGCATCCCCTGAGTACCAGAAACAGGTCACAGGTCTGCTAATGGACTTGGGATCCGATCTGGTGCAAATACTTCCGGTGTTGCGGGACCGAAAGGATCCTGAGCTTCAGATGGTGTTCGTAGGGGTGGCGGAGCAGGTTCCCTCCGACACGATGCGTACGTATCTGGAGACCCTGGTAGACCAAGCCACACAGGATGTGGCTCGAGAAGCGTTTCGAGTGTTGTTGAATTATTTTTCGGACACGGTGGATCCAACGCTGTACTTTAAAAACAAGGATACATTTTTCGTTAACCTGGCGGTAGAGGCCCTGGGGCGGTTCCCGTCAGAGGAAAGCGTCGAGGCAGTCCTTCCGTACCTGGCAGATGCAAAGATCCGCAAAAGCGCGGTGGCAGCCCTGATGACGATGATCGGTTCTGTGCCACGACTGATGCCGTTCCTTGTAACGCACTTCCGGACCACCCAAAACCGGGGAATCCAGGAAGGCCTCGCCGAGGTTTTGTCATCCCGTTCCGAGTACCTGCTCAACACTGCCCGTCGCGAGCGGTGGCCCGATGCCGAGCACGTGCTGAGCATGATACTCCAGACCCATAAAGCAACGGGAGTGCTGGCCTTCCTCAACCGCAATACTGATCAGGAACAGGAACGCGAGATCTGCCAGCTGATCGGAGCCACGGTACGAGAAGACCCGTGGCTGCGGAAGGAGTTTGGTCTGTACGGAAAGCCTTCCGTGATACGAGAGTTAGGAATCGAAAAACAGGAAATTGCGTCTCAACGGGGGGAGAGGCTCGGCGAGAATCCCAGTGTACGGATTCTTGCGACGGTGGTCGGGATGACTGTCCTGTTGCCTCCCCTGATTTTCACAGCCCTGAGGATATTCGGAGGGCGCGTTACGGACTGGAGGGATCTCTTCCCGGCGTATCTGATCAGGTTCGAAGAGCTCTTTATCTTCTATGCCGTCGCCATCAACTCGGTGTATCTCTTGCTGCTGCTGGCAGCAGTATGGTCCATCCTGGAATCCACCCGATTAT
This genomic interval carries:
- a CDS encoding glycoside hydrolase family 16 protein; the encoded protein is MDPRALGQTVLTGVVIVVFGTVAIPAPVAQPRTITFAGYEWTVRASAKPTAPGGNTFSSAPEDIWVDQSGHLNMTLGNHATEVRSRRPLGYGVYEARFFGRIDHLDPQAVFGFFTFELPSNHQYHREIDIEFSRWGNIEMTNMQFSVQPSAQEENRHRFNLIQEGLATTHRFVWQPGRVDFLSWHGHSDYPPEEHLVAGRFTVHSSVVPDARRERVYFNFWRYQGKPLQSSERELLVVTDFVFQSLEDLEGSLLQR
- a CDS encoding GGDEF domain-containing response regulator, with product MNDIQCPTTGLPAGSALEKAIQNLVEHNTSNGWILFIHVDRIEYINTFYTRKEGDETLYRIAQILSRIESSHLYRFAGPIFVMTLTGNTAKALDVAEQLRRAVGDSTELIENLTVSIGLVAADEAESAMKIQDIALDRLKTARRRGGNTICAISHSDEDSEYSSKTVLLVDPESDMLTVLIREIENKGFSVITAQDGLEALQVVSQISPDVIISELTVPKLGGFELRARLRQSEELGAIPFVLLSHRWNDELIREASSLRILHYHQKPLSAVHIAELVKNLAVGRFREEESGCV